In the Brettanomyces nanus chromosome 1, complete sequence genome, TCCTTTGAACTTCGCAGCAAGAAATTGAATCAATTGGCCAAGACTTGGTATGATGAGGGAAGGTTTGAGCATTTGAAAGGCTGGAGAAACGAGCTCTATACTATCTACTCTCCAGAAAAAAGGCCATATATGCAGCTAGAGCGAGCATTTTGTCCTCTTTTGGGTGTGGTTATGTATGGATGCCACATCAATGGTTACGTGGTGATGCCTGATACAGGTAAGATCAAGATGTGGGTTCCCAGAAGATCGGCTTCCAAGCCCTCATATCCAGGTATGTTAGATTGTACTGTGGCTGGTGGAATGGGTGATCGGTACGGATGTTTGGAAACGGTTATGAAAGAGAGCTACGAGGAGGCTGGTCTAACGTCTAGCTATATGCTCAAGCACGTTAAATCCGTGGGTCTCATCTCGTACCTCTACCAGTACGAAAGAGGAACGTTTACTTCGGAAAATGGTTTTGTTCAGCCCGAGGTAGAATACATCTACGACTTGGAAATGGACTCGGCAACTATACCTCGCCCTGTAGACCACGAGGCGGAAGATTTCAAGCTCATGGGTATAGAAGAAGTTgtgagaagattgaagaacGGTGAATTCAAGCATAATTGTGCTGGCGTCATTGTAGACTTTTTCATGAGACATGGGATCGTCACTCCAGAAGACGAGCCTGATTACATAGAGATACAAAATAGACTACATAGACGTCTTCCATTTCCAACGAGATGATATAGGCAGCAATAATCGTtttcttatttttattATCTATATACTCATTTGGAGAAGTGTAACTTCATGTTCATAAACTGTCTGGCGCGCACTTCGTCAGCTGTTAGTGAGACGTTACCGTAGGTGACCGGagcaaagaagatgaatgcACATGTCAAAACTGAAAGTAATCCAGCCACGGTTCCAGCGTAAATGGCAAGCTGTATCTTACCCAATTCCTTTTCAGGTTTATCCTTAGCATATTCAGGGTTTCTGTTATCAGTGAACAAAAATTCAAGCATTCCACCGGAAAACAAAGCAGCTAAGAGATGGGCCGGTAGGTAATGGTGTAAAAATTTTTGCCTATGCATGAGGAAGAACGGCAAATAATGGCATGCCCAtgcagagaagaagaatcctATGTTAAGATAGAGACGCGCTCTGGAGCGGTCCCTGAGAATATGAACTCCCCTTCTGCAGGTGATTTGATCCACTATAATTATTGCCATGAATGCTGACATGAGAATGCACTCCATCCACCACCCAGGTATATtaccaaagaagaatatctgCTGTCGTTTATCGTTGTTGgtccagaaagagacacCAGACATACACATAGGCCACTCTTGAGGCTGAGATGCAAACGGATGATCTGCACTCAACTTGTTGTTTTGGGAGAACATAGTCAGCTGCAATTGCCaccacttcttcaagaatgaCATAGTTTTAATTTTCTTGGGAACGTAAACAGCTCTGAGACCTGTCAATCCAATAATGCTGTCAATAGTCCAGTAGTTAGAACTTTCAGTCAACTTTTTGTTACCATTGACTTCCTGCTGATTGAAGGCCCAATCTGGAAGCAACTTATCATTATGTGTCCACATGGCCACCACACTAGGAACGTGCAAAATCTTAAAAATGGAGGCTTTCGTCTTCAACGACTGAGCAGGCTTCTTGTCAAATGGGTCGAATTTGAATAGGGTGTCATTGACGTTGGTGCTTACATTTAAGTCGGCCTCTGGGATCACGGTAAACTCCTCGTTTGTAGCAAAAAGCGGGGATGCGACATCGTGCGTAAGCAAATAACCGTTGGTATTGACGTGCTTGAGGCGGAAAGTGTCACCCTGTCTGACCAGATGATTATCCTCATGTCCCTCACCAAATGGAATTTTGGGTAGTAGCTCCCAATAGTTGTTGGTATCGTTATAGTCGGACATACAAGTCACCTGCTGACCCTGGGAAGAAACACGACCGTCCTCGTAACGCAAAGGATATTTGAAGTCATGCGAGTGCAAGAGACATTCTGTATCCTTATGTTTGATAGTGACAACGTCGTGGTAGAACACGCCTCTTGCCTCTCGTGCCAACCGAGAATCTCCCAAAGTCTCTTGAAACTCCGGAGTCATAAATCCATCGCCGGGGCCAGATTTCGTCAAAATAGCAAAATGAATGTAGAACCAAAACAAATAGATAATGAATGGAACAACAATCAACAGTAGGAACCGTGCCATAAAGTGTTTGACAAACTCCGTCATGGAATGACCCTTCTTGATGTCAAGTAGTTGCCATAGATCATAAGCGACGGCCACACCGACAGAGCAGTATGTGAGAATACCAACATATTTGGTGGAAATAACGCACGAAAGAGCGACACCAGTGAGAAATAACCATAGATACCACTTGCTTGAGAAAGGTTCCCTTCTCAACTTATAAAAGCGAACGTAGCAGTAGATAGACGCAGCAATTGAGAAAATGAGGGTAGAATCTAGTAGAATTAGCCTCGTTTCTGCTACATGGGCATTATCAAGTGCAACAATAGCAGAAGCAAAAATACAGGTAAGTACTGAATAGCCGCATTCTTTCATTgtattgaagatgagggGCACAGTCAATGTACCAAGAACAGCAGAAAGAGCACGCATTGGAATGTACGGAGCAGAGTGCTGCAAATAACTGTCACCAATGGTGtcaaatttgaagcttCCATCATAGCCAGCAAGGTATCCGACTAGAGCGATCAACAACTTGGCAAATGGAGGATgcaaatcaaaaaagaatgtTCTCTGCAAATAGTAAGAAGCAAACTTACCAAAATGAACCTCGTCAAACACAACTTCGTTTGGATACCAGATATAATAGAAACGAGCAATAAAAGCGACCATAGTTACGGCAGCATCTGCAGGCTTATACCATTTCTCCATAGAAGGATCAATGTCTGACATTCTATAAGCATCAGCAGCACTTACTTCAGAGACTTCCACTGGGGAAGGGGACTTCTCCCTGGATCGTTTGTCCCGATGTTTGTGatcttcaaacttctttgatttAGTCACCATGGTATCAGTCTAAGGAAAGAAATGGAGCCAGACGCAGAAGTGatgaaaagatgatgaaaagaataaacAGCGTGGCATTTCCTATGGCATTTCGCGTAACATTTTTCATGGCTGTCTCGCGTGGGATTATGGAAAGCTCGCCAGAGCATATAAAGCCACTCAATTTCCCTAAGAATAGTACTTGAAAGCTATGGAAGCAGCAAAGACTACTCAATTGAGTATCACGCTGAGAAGTGGTGACATGTGTTTTTTTCTGTTCGTCTTTCTCTATATGAATACTTCTCCTGCTACGGGAAGTACCCTCAGTCTATTTGACCTGCGTTTTACGCGAAATGATAATCGCTAGATAAAATTGAGACTTGCCTTTGAGCATCCTTTCACTCTTTCTGTGGCTGCACTTTTCAGTTATGCTTTGGTACAACAGTCTTAGAACATCCGCGTTGCGACGGATCTCACCCTTTGTGGCGCGGCGATCTGTGTCGGATTTTAATGCAATGAGAGAAGCTTTTATTGACAACAGTAAGAACGCTGCTAAACAGGCAAGTGCAGGCACAGACGGTCCAGGATCAAAGGTAGCTGCGGCTAATGGTGGCACTTCTTCGTTAAAGCGCAAAGTTGATCCTGCTGTTAAAACGGGATTTTCTTCAGGTCAAAGTATTGAGTCCAATCCAGGTAATGGCGCTATCAGCAGCGTATTTGGTACCTCTATGAACGACTTCAGTGCATCTGAAACTAAAGGTGCCACTTTGGATTGGTCAGAATCGTTTCATGGTTTAGGTATTGCCCCCTTCAGCAAAGAATCACAGAAAACACTCTCTGAGGATATTCCCGAAAATGACATTGAGATCACACCTGATGGATTACTATACCTACCAGAGATCAAGTACAGAAGAATGCTAAATCGGTCATTTGGTGCCGGTGGTTGGGGTCTTGCCCCAAGATCTGAAACTCTTATATCTAAGAATAAATTTGGTGCTGGAGGATTACTTACCAGAGAGTACGGATTGGTGGTTCAAGGTAGATTGGTTTCTGTTGCTAGAGGTGAACAGGCATTTTTTGCCGAGAATGGAGTCCCAACGGCTACAGAAGGTTGTAAGAGCAACGCTTTAATGAGGTGCTGCAAAGATTTGGGCATAGCTTCAGAGTTATGGGATCCTAGATTCATCAAGCtattcaaaaagaagcGTTGTGAAAGTATTTTCGTTGAGCACATCCcatccaagaagaagaagaagatttggaaaaggaaagatgaagatgtcGAATATCCGTATAAGAGATAGGAACTACGTTGATACTGGCAATACTTGTaaatatatacatatatatcTATATAATTTCTTATTGGTTAAACGAAGAATTTAAAAAGTGTTTAGAGGTTATTAAGAAGCTAATTAAAATGCTACTTACAAGCCCTGGAcggctcttcttctgtctctcTCCTCAGCAATAGTCAACTTGATACCCTTACCCTTTGGTAAAGAGATCCATGGCTTACCAGCTTCCTCGCCAATAACAAACACGTTGTTCAATCTGGTGATAAAAGTGTtgtccaaagaatccttaATGTGGACTAAATCGAAACCACCTTCGTGTCTCTCTTTGTGAGTAATAACACCAACTCTTCCCAAACTACGACCACCGGTAACCATAACTAATCTACCAGTATCAAACTTTATGAAAGAAGATGCCTTACCAGTATCTAAGTCAACCTTAACGGTATCATTAACTCTAACAAGTGGATCTGGGTATCTGATAGTTCTGCCATCGTGAGTGACAATGTATGGGACACCTCTCTTACCGAGTTGGACCTTCTTAACCTTAGCCAACTTGTAAGTGGCCTCTTCGGGAGTGATTCTGTGGATGGCGAATCTACCCTTAACGTCGTAGACCAACCTGAAATTCTCGTTGGTAGCTTCGAGAGAAATAACATCCATGAAGCCAGCTGGGAAAGTACTGTCAGTTCTGACCTTACCGTCAACCTTAACCTGTCTCTCCATCAAGATAGCCTTAACTTCTCTGCCGTTCAAAGCATATTTAAGTCtgtttctcaagaagacAATCAAAGGCAATGACTCTCTCAACTTGTGTGGACCAGCCGATGGTCTTGGTGCGTAAACACCAGACAACTTGTCCAACATCCAGTGGGATGGAGCTGCtagtctcttcaaatggtGCTTTCTATATCACAATTCATGTTAGTAACTCTGCAATCCATATTTATAcatttcttcctccataCTTACGGTCCTCTAGCCATATTGAATTGCTGTTATACCTAAACTGATTTGTTAACTTAAGAATTAAACCAAAAGCTTAGGTGCTTTCAAGAGAGAAATACAACTTTGAATGAAAACTTTTTTTCACCCTACTACTGTGCGCTCTCTCAGGGCCccagtgaaaaatttttcagcctAGCTTAAAAAAAACACAAAATGGTGCGCGCGAGCTTCCCTGGGTCACGGGATCTACTTGCAGGGTTGCTCCTCATTAAAAAACAATGCGAGGTGCGAGGTGTTCAAGCATCAGAATAGACATAATCCAGGATTCATTTTTACCAGTATTTCTGTACATATTTTTTGAGTAGATGTCCGACGTTATATTCTTTGGCACAGTCATTGTAGTATGTTGAATTGGCTATCAACAGCTTGTAAAGTTCGGTATCCTCTCCACAAGCTACTTCCAAAGCCCATTCTATATGGCTCTCAATAAAATCGTAGAACACAACGTCTGTGAGGGGGGTCTTAGGTCCGTCTTTCCCCGACTCAAATGACTGGATTACATTCGGAACTCGGAAGTTGGGTAGCTTCCTGTGAATAGTATCGTCACCGTGAATTCCCAGCTCATCACTTGTCGTGTAGCCATACGAAAGATGACTAAAGGGAGAGGCATATATATCGCTATCAATACTAGAAATTGCAGCATCGTCCAATTGCCTGTTTATAGTTTCCTGGTATGGTGAAAGAAGTTTCCCTTGAAATCCACTCCCTTGCTCTAATATATATGATCCTCCATTGAGAATTCCTTGTAATCTAGCAGCTATTTTCCGAGGAACGGCCGGAATAACCTTCCATTTGTTGCTAAATGAAGATACCGTGTAAAGAGCATTTCGTGTGAAGGGACCTTTATACAGGTCATACCTAATTGAGCCGGTATTTACAATAATTGACCGAGAATTGTTCTGAATGTTTTCGTATAAGGTTTGtctctccttcaaataGCATAGTTTGGGCTCTAGTTGAACAATAATCTTATCCTGTATGAATCTAAGGAGTGAGTTCTTGTCTGATCTGTCATAATAGTTGGCTGCAGACATATAAAAGTTGTGCGGCACATATCCGTACGTATCCTGAAGCCTTAAATCTTTAGCAATATCTCTAATATCATGAGAAACGCTTACTCCATTCCTTgtctggaaagaagaaagatcgGTCTTGCCGGTGTGGTGCATGAATGAGTGTAGATTGAAGTCTAtgtatcttctttggatgttTCTACCACTAAATTCGGCTTTGGAAGCAGGATCGATGTGAGTGAAGTTCTTGATCGATAAGAATCCAATCGTTTCACAGTATCGTCCACTCTGTAACCCGGTACTTAGTTCATCGTAGACGGCAAAATCCCTAATATGAGAATGGCCTCCAAAATACTGAATTACTGTATCTGGAAAATACTTTCTGAGGtattgatgaagaacagTAACCTCCTTCCAGTCTCTGGTTACAGGTAAATGTCCAAATACCACAAGAACGTCGATCCTGCTAGAAAAATGTCTGAGAAGGTCAGATAACCAAGTTTTACGAACCATCTCGGTTATGGGTGTAACCCTGACACGCTGATTTCCACCGGTAAAATCAAACATGAAAGATAGACTGAGTACTCTATAGCCGTTGATATCTGTTTCAAAATATCTATGGGTCGAATTGCCAAAGACTTTCCATTCCCCAGAGTCTGTCAAGTATTCAACGTTAGTGGAGATAAATCTCTCTCCGTAATGAGGCACCATTTCCTCGTATTCGTATTTACTGACAGGTTCCTCGTATAATTCGTGATTTCCCACGGTGATAAGATCGTAGTTTGCCCTCCTGAACACCAAGTCAGAGAGTTCGCCATGAGGATGTGTTATATCTGATAAACCATTGCCGTCATGTCTATCACCAGTGTCCACCAAGATTAAATCGCCACCCTTTTCTGCAGAAAGACTCTTCATATT is a window encoding:
- a CDS encoding uncharacterized protein (CAZy:GT39~BUSCO:EOG09340GFD): MVTKSKKFEDHKHRDKRSREKSPSPVEVSEVSAADAYRMSDIDPSMEKWYKPADAAVTMVAFIARFYYIWYPNEVVFDEVHFGKFASYYLQRTFFFDLHPPFAKLLIALVGYLAGYDGSFKFDTIGDSYLQHSAPYIPMRALSAVLGTLTVPLIFNTMKECGYSVLTCIFASAIVALDNAHVAETRLILLDSTLIFSIAASIYCYVRFYKLRREPFSSKWYLWLFLTGVALSCVISTKYVGILTYCSVGVAVAYDLWQLLDIKKGHSMTEFVKHFMARFLLLIVVPFIIYLFWFYIHFAILTKSGPGDGFMTPEFQETLGDSRLAREARGVFYHDVVTIKHKDTECLLHSHDFKYPLRYEDGRVSSQGQQVTCMSDYNDTNNYWELLPKIPFGEGHEDNHLVRQGDTFRLKHVNTNGYLLTHDVASPLFATNEEFTVIPEADLNVSTNVNDTLFKFDPFDKKPAQSLKTKASIFKILHVPSVVAMWTHNDKLLPDWAFNQQEVNGNKKLTESSNYWTIDSIIGLTGLRAVYVPKKIKTMSFLKKWWQLQLTMFSQNNKLSADHPFASQPQEWPMCMSGVSFWTNNDKRQQIFFFGNIPGWWMECILMSAFMAIIIVDQITCRRGVHILRDRSRARLYLNIGFFFSAWACHYLPFFLMHRQKFLHHYLPAHLLAALFSGGMLEFLFTDNRNPEYAKDKPEKELGKIQLAIYAGTVAGLLSVLTCAFIFFAPVTYGNVSLTADEVRARQFMNMKLHFSK
- a CDS encoding uncharacterized protein (BUSCO:EOG093446RQ~EggNog:ENOG41) yields the protein MREAFIDNSKNAAKQASAGTDGPGSKVAAANGGTSSLKRKVDPAVKTGFSSGQSIESNPGNGAISSVFGTSMNDFSASETKGATLDWSESFHGLGIAPFSKESQKTLSEDIPENDIEITPDGLLYLPEIKYRRMLNRSFGAGGWGLAPRSETLISKNKFGAGGLLTREYGLVVQGRLVSVARGEQAFFAENGVPTATEGCKSNALMRCCKDLGIASELWDPRFIKLFKKKRCESIFVEHIPSKKKKKIWKRKDEDVEYPYKR
- a CDS encoding uncharacterized protein (EggNog:ENOG41) — protein: MVSVSFFSLFVIEERVVNIAARSIDTETQVRIALQPGAQLPNFEEPLRNVVFGSLNFLHTTDTHGWYLGHVTQPQYSSDWGDFVSFSENMKSLSAEKGGDLILVDTGDRHDGNGLSDITHPHGELSDLVFRRANYDLITVGNHELYEEPVSKYEYEEMVPHYGERFISTNVEYLTDSGEWKVFGNSTHRYFETDINGYRVLSLSFMFDFTGGNQRVRVTPITEMVRKTWLSDLLRHFSSRIDVLVVFGHLPVTRDWKEVTVLHQYLRKYFPDTVIQYFGGHSHIRDFAVYDELSTGLQSGRYCETIGFLSIKNFTHIDPASKAEFSGRNIQRRYIDFNLHSFMHHTGKTDLSSFQTRNGVSVSHDIRDIAKDLRLQDTYGYVPHNFYMSAANYYDRSDKNSLLRFIQDKIIVQLEPKLCYLKERQTLYENIQNNSRSIIVNTGSIRYDLYKGPFTRNALYTVSSFSNKWKVIPAVPRKIAARLQGILNGGSYILEQGSGFQGKLLSPYQETINRQLDDAAISSIDSDIYASPFSHLSYGYTTSDELGIHGDDTIHRKLPNFRVPNVIQSFESGKDGPKTPLTDVVFYDFIESHIEWALEVACGEDTELYKLLIANSTYYNDCAKEYNVGHLLKKYQFNMARGPKHHLKRLAAPSHWMLDKLSGVYAPRPSAGPHKLRESLPLIVFLRNRLKYALNGREVKAILMERQVKVDGKVRTDSTFPAGFMDVISLEATNENFRLVYDVKGRFAIHRITPEEATYKLAKVKKVQLGKRGVPYIVTHDGRTIRYPDPLVRVNDTVKVDLDTGKASSFIKFDTGRLVMVTGGRSLGRVGVITHKERHEGGFDLVHIKDSLDNTFITRLNNVFVIGEEAGKPWISLPKGKGIKLTIAEERDRRRAVQGL